Within the Sulfuricurvum sp. genome, the region CATCCGGCTAAACCAGCTCCGACAATCACCGCATCATAAGTATAAATGGGAATACTCATACGCCTTCCTTGTTGATAAAATCTGTGGATGATTATAGCGCGCCACTCCTTGTCCAAGATTAAAAAGGGTTATAGAACTCTCTTAGGACGTAAAGTGTGATTTGTTGTCCAAAATAGTAACAATATTGGGATTGATTCCACCCACAATGGGTGAAAAAGTTACATTTTAGGGAATGAAGAATCGTACTGTTTTGGAAGGTTATCGTAGTTGAGCGACGCGATTTCCTCCGCCTTCTTTGGCTTTTTCGATCAATTTACTTGCATCTTCTATGGTTTCTTCGATGGATTTTGCAGGAGTTTTAAGAATGAAACCGGCACTTAACGTAATTTTGATCGGTCCAAGCTGAGCGTTAAAACTGGATTCTTCGACAGATTGGACGATGGTTTCACACTCTTGTAATGCAGTTTGCTTACTGCTTCGTGACATGATGAATACAAGACGGTCATCTTCCAAATGGCCGATCAGATCCAACGGCTGTTCATAGAGGGAAATAATTTCTCCTAATTTTATGAAAAGATTTCCAATATCTTCTTTGGATAAGGTGCTGTTAATCAATTCGTATTGATCAATTTCAAAGAGTGCGAGAAATACGGTATTTCCGGATTTACCCGTTTTTTTAGTATTAAAAAGACTGGAAAGTCCTTTTAGATTATTAAGCCCACTTAATGGATGTATAAGTGTTGGATTGAGCATATTTTGGGGTGATTGGCGTAAGATCTTTTTTAGTATGAAATCAACCTCTTTTGTACTTGCTTCTTTTTTGCTTCCGTCAATGTCTATTGAAGATATTTTATTAAGATCATGATAAATTTGATTTAAACGATAGCGATAGAAAATAAGTAGAAACACACAGGTGAAAAATAATAGTATTGCAGTTATTCTAGCGGTTATGATGGATTGGTTAATAATATGAATCTGATAGTCTATCATTCGGTCAATGTCGGCTAAAAAAGCTGAACGTGCAGTCATCATCCTGCTATTTTGGGAAGAACGTGACATGGCGAGAGATTCACTCCAGATTAAAGCGCTGTCACTAAACGCTTCTGAAGAGAGTTCTAAAGAACGGAGCAAAGAAGCCTGTTCTTCATTGGACGAGACAAATATATCTAATAATGCTTCCTGACCGGAGAGTTTGACCGAAAGAGCAATCTCAGATACGGCACCGTTGATTAAGATGGAAGCCATTTTTGGATCGCTCAAATCAGTATTGATGATTTTTTCAATCAGTAGATGCTGATTTTTTAAAGCACTTAAGCGTTCACCGTATTGCGATATATGAAAGAGTTGCACACTTAATACGGTTATCCCAATACCGAGAAGAAGTAAGGCCATTTTTAGGTTGAAAAAGACTTTTCGAATTGAAATCATGATGATAGGTACTCCCGTTAAATTGGGTTTTTATAAATGAATTGAATATATTCTATCATAGAAATAACTATAAAATTCAATATTAACGGTTTCATAATCTAATTTTGTTTATAATAAGATCATTTTATTTAACAGACGGATACTTGGCGTGAATGTTGAAAACTATTTTATCTCCACTTTCCGTTCTTCTCAAAAGTATATTGGTGATGATGGTGCATGCATCGGAAAATGGGTCTATAGCAAGGATCTTTTTTTTGAAAATGTCCATTTTAAACGGAAGTGGCTGACCCCGTATCAGATCGGGTATAAGGCGATGATCATCAATATATCCGATGCAGTTGCTATGAATGCAACTCCAAAATACGCATTA harbors:
- a CDS encoding diguanylate cyclase codes for the protein MISIRKVFFNLKMALLLLGIGITVLSVQLFHISQYGERLSALKNQHLLIEKIINTDLSDPKMASILINGAVSEIALSVKLSGQEALLDIFVSSNEEQASLLRSLELSSEAFSDSALIWSESLAMSRSSQNSRMMTARSAFLADIDRMIDYQIHIINQSIITARITAILLFFTCVFLLIFYRYRLNQIYHDLNKISSIDIDGSKKEASTKEVDFILKKILRQSPQNMLNPTLIHPLSGLNNLKGLSSLFNTKKTGKSGNTVFLALFEIDQYELINSTLSKEDIGNLFIKLGEIISLYEQPLDLIGHLEDDRLVFIMSRSSKQTALQECETIVQSVEESSFNAQLGPIKITLSAGFILKTPAKSIEETIEDASKLIEKAKEGGGNRVAQLR